GTCGAGAAACGCCTTGAGCAGCTTCGCGCCTTCGGCTTCGGTGCGCGTCAAATCGACATCGTTCGAGGTCATGCTCGAAATGACGCACATCGCCCGACGTGCCCGCGTGACCGCGACATTGAGGCGCCGTTCGCCGCCTTGTCGGTTCAGCGGTCCGAACCGCATCGCGACCTTACCCGCATCGTCCGGCCCGTAGCCGATGCTCAGCACCACCACGTCGCGCTCGTCGCCCTGCACGTTTTCCAGGTTCTTCACGAAGAACGGGTCCGGGCGATCCGCCGCGAAAAAGTCTTCGGCCCCTTTGTTCGCGCGGCGCAGCACTTCGAGTTCGTCAAGGATGCGGTCCTGTTGGCGCTGACTGAACGCGATCACGCCCAAACTCTGGTCCGGAGTTTGTCGCGCGTGCTCCATCACGAGCGCGGCCACGCGCTTCGCCTCGATCGGGTTCACGCCGTCCTTGAAGCGGCCCTCGGGCACCTTCACAAACCGCACTGCGGGGCTCGTGGCGTCGTCCGCGCTCGGGAACGTGATGAGCGAGCTGCTGTAAAAGAACTTGTTCGAGAACGCGATGAGCGCCTCGCGCCGGCTGCGGTAGTGCCAGCGCAGGCGCTTCCGGCAAATCCCCAGCGAGAGGCACACGTCCAGCAAGCTCTCGAAGCCCCCGGTGCCGCCCTCGTCGGGGTGCGGTTCGTCGCTGGTATCTTCACCGCTGCGGGCGAAGAAATCCGTCGGCGGGAGTTGCTTCGGGTCGCCACCCACCACGAGTTGTTTCCCGCGGTAGATCGCGCACACTGCGTCGTGCGGACGCACCTGCGAGGCTTCGTCGAAGATCACCAGATCGAACGCGAACTCCGGGTTATCGAGGTAGGTGCTGACCGCGAGCGGGCTCATCATGAGGCACGGCTTGATGCGCGGGAGCAGTGTGGGCATCTTCGCGAACAGGTGGCGCAACGGGAGGTGTCGGCGCTTCTTGTTCACCTCGCGCAACAAAATGCCGAGTTCGGATGCGTCTGGCGCGCCGTCACGCACACGCGGGCGATTCGGCTTTCCGAGCAACTGCGCCCGAACACGATCCCCGGCCGTTCGCACAGAGAGCCGGTCCAGTTCCGCAAAGCGACTTACGAGGCGTTCTTGTTTGTCCGTCGTGAATTCGCCGAGTAGCGGCGCTTGCTGGTGGATGGCATCGAGCCACAAGCGGAAGAAGCGCGAGCGGAACGCCTCGGCCGCGTGTTCTACGCCGAATTCGCCTGCGCGTACTTCTTCCAAAACGCCGCCCAAACCCGCAGCTCCGGCGTCGCGCTCGACATGCACGAATCGCACCCACTCGAACACGCGGTCGGCATCCGCAGCGCGATCGCTGGCCCACAGTGTGAGTTCCGCGAGCGGAAGATTGTTCAGGACGACATTGGTCGAGACGGTGGCGGCCGGGTCGAAAACGGCGCGCGTGACGTGTTCCCACGAAGTCGCGAACGTGCCGCCGCGCGCGGTTTCGTTCTGCTGAATCGCGCTCTTCAGTCGGTCGCGTGCCGACGGCTCGGTGAGCACACCCCGAAGTTGCGGCAAGACGGGGCGCTTCCACCGGTCGAGCAGGCGCAACAGTTCCTCGCCGAGTGCCGCACGTTCCGCGCGCACGCGGTCATCGGTCGGTTGACCCTCTTCGAGTTGCTTGAGGCGAGCGGCAACAGTTGCGAGCCGTGCTGCGGAAGTCGCCGCGTCGCGAATGCGCCCGCCGGGAATGTCCTGTCCTTGCGCGAGCAGGTTCACGAGCGCCTGCAACCCACTCGCTTCGCGTTCGAGCGCGGTCACTTCGGTCATCAGCCACGCTCGAACTTCGGCCGGAGTCTTCGCATCGAGTGGCAGCGCAGCAAAGTCACTGGCAACGACCGCGAGCCGATCACGAAATGCACGCTCGGCCGCCTCCAGAGCTGTTGCGCTGTCACCGAGCGCCTTTCGGTCGCGCTTCGATAGTGCCTCGTGCTTCACGCCCCGCTCTTCGAGCGTTTCCACCGCACGAAGAGCGTCGAGTGTTCCGGTCCAGTCCGGCCCGCCGGTCGTGTCCTTCATCAACTCGTTGCCATACGCGCCCACCACCTGGCGCGCGGCTTCGGCCTGTTGGTGATACCCCGCAAGCGCGGCGACATCGGCCCGGAGCGGCGTACCCGTGCGCGGCGAACTCGCGTACCAAGCAGAGACTTGCTTGCTCAGCCCCCACCAGCGCGGGAACAGGCGCGACCAGAACGACCGCCCGGCCTGGACCGCGTCGCGTGCGATCGCCGATGATTCCGGCACGAACGCGACCGGCGAGAACCGCGTGATGAGTTCCGTTCGTACCGCTTGCGCAGCGCGGTCCTGCTCATCAGCACGCGACACTACCGCGAGCAGTTCTTTTCGCCTCCCCGCAGTTCCCCAGGCACGCGGTCCGGCACCGACCCGGCCGACCACATCCCCCAAATGCACGCACTCCGCGAGCTTCGCCAGTTCTGGGACGCGCGACACCCCGAGCGCCTGCGTTGCGGCCAGCGCAGCACGATCCAGTTCCGTCGCGAGCGTTTCGAGTTGCCTCACCGCGTTCGCGGTTTGTTGCACGGCGACGAGCCGGTTGCGGAGTGTGAGCGCAGCCCCCGCGGTGAGGCGCTCGCGATCAGCGTTCACTGCGCCGAGTGAATCAATCTGCGAAGCAGCCTGCTTCACGGCAGCGATGTCGAACTCGGGCAATTTTGCACTAAGTTCACGCGACTCCAGCACCGCCTGATGCAGTTCGACCGCGCGCTGGGCCGCGGCACGCGGATCGGTGGCAAACCACTCCGGCGGGAAGAACGACAGCGGGAGCAGCGACCGCGCGTCGGCGACGGCCGCATCCCATTCGAGTACGGAGGGCGGTTCCGGGCCAACGCCGGCTTCCGCGAGAGTCGCAACCGCTTTCTCGGCCGCGGGAATCGCCCCTGCGAGCCGGCTCAGGTGAAATCGTGCATCGTCCTTCGCTTCTTGCGAAAACGTGACGAGTTTGCACCCGCGCCACGGGTGCCCGGTGGGGTTCGCCACCACCGGCGCGCAGTCGCCGAGGCGCGTGAGAACATCGTCGCACGTTTGGAGATAAGCCGCGTCCTTACTCAGCACATCGAGAACCGCAATGCGCGAGCGTGCAGGTAGGCTCCCGAGTTTTGCGACTTCACCGTGTACGCGGAACACCGACATCCCGAGCGGGGCGCGAACCGCGTGTAGTTCCGCAACGAAATCGTTCAACTTGCGGCGGCTCTCGGCGAGTTGCGAGAGTTGCGAATCGACGTCCGGCGCGCCGACCGGCTTCAGTTCGAGGCAGCGCCCCAACTCGGTCACGACTTCGCGCTTGTTGGCCTTGTGGCTGTGAAGCTCCAAGCAGAAATCGCCCAGCCCGCAGCGGTCTAGCCTGCGCTTCACCACTTCGAGCGCGGCCGTCTTCTCGCTCACGAACAGCACCGTTTTGCCGGACTGGAGCGCCTCCGCGATCATGTTGGAAATGGTCTGACTCTTACCTGTACCGGGCGGGCCGTCCATCACGAGGTGCGCGCCGCGTTTGACTGCTTCGATGGCCTCGTGTTGGCTGCTGTCCGCATCAAGAATGTGAACGGCTGCGATCGGCGCAACCACCGCGTCGAGTTGCTCCGCGGTCGGCAAATCGCCCGGCGGCTGGAGCGCCACCGCGCCATCACCCGCGACCGCGCGACACACCGGGTGCGATTTGACCTTCTCCGCGTTGCGGCCCAAGTCCTCCCACATCGCGAGCTTCTGGAAGTTGAACACCCCCAGCGCCGCTTCCGGGACCACGCCCCACCGGGGAATGTCCTTCACGCGGTCCGCGACGAGCGCGAAATACTTCGCCGCGCACTCCGGGTCTTCCGGGTCGAGGGTGTACTCGTTCGCAGCGGGTAGCTTGATGCGGAACTGCGTTTGGAGCAGTTCGGCGAGACAGTGGTTCGGCAGAATATCGTCTTCTTCCGCGACGAGTGTGAACGCCGACTCCACCGTTTCACGTTCGAGCTTCACCGGCACGAGCAGCAGCGGCGAGCGGACCTCTTCCTCCGAATCGGCACTCTCGTACCACCGGAGGAAGCCGAACGCCGCGAACAGCGTGGTGACGCCGTGATCGGTTTGCGCTTCGTCCGACAGGCGCTTGAGCCGGATCAGGCGCGCGGCGAGTTGCCGGTCGGTCTGATCCGTGAGCAGGTGCGCCGGCTTGAGGCGGTTCGAGCGCAAGCACTGTTCGAGCAAATCCCGGCGAACCGCGTCCTCGTTCGTTTGCGTCGTTCCGGTCGTGGGATCGAAATCGGACGAGAGCATCTCCGCATCGAGCACATCTTGCGGCAGCCCGAGGATGTCGCGCTTCCACGCGAACGTGAGCCGGTGACCGTCCTGAACGAGTTGGCGCCAAAAATCGGGCGCAAGCGGGTGCATCAGCGACACGCCGCCGATGCGCCCGGCCACGAACTTGATGAGCCGGTTCCGCTTCGTGGTGTCGAGCAGGGCCTTGCGCCACTCGGCGAGTCGCGCGTCGAGATCAGTAGGCATTGCGTTCTCGTGTGACCGGGGGTCCGCCGTGTCAGCGTATCCGCGGGGGCTAGCGGGGAAACCGAAATTGCCTCACTCGTCTTGAAGTGGTTCGCCACAAACCGCGCGGCGTTTTCGTTCTGCTGAAACGAGATCGTATTCGCCTGTGCTGCCCCACCCGAAAGCCGGTCCTCCGAAGACCGAGGCCTCGAGGCTAACAATTGCTAACAATTCGGGCCAGTGAGCGAGCCACACGCGCCGCAAGAGTTACAAAACGCTGATATTTCTAGCAATTTCTCCTCATTCCGCCCCCGATCAAGCTCTCGAAAACGGCTCACAATCGCTAACATTTCGCCCACCGACGTCACGATTTTCGGACTCTCGCGTGCGTCCCTCTACAGCCTTGCGGACACGCACCGCGACACAGCTACTCCATTATAGCAATTAGTATACGGAAAAACAGTAAACTCCATCTCGGTTTGCCCTCCGGCTGCGTGCAGGCGTTCTTGACGCGATCTCACATCCCGACACCACAATTCGTTTTCTCAGATTCGCCGTTCTTGTTGCCGGTGCGGGAGCACTACTATGTGAAGAGGTCGCCGTTGCCCCACCGAACAACCCGCCACACGAACCATGCGATCACTGTTAGCGCTCGCCTCTCTCGCGATCTGCGTTGGCCCGAGTTCGGCGCAGCAGCCGGATAAGAAAACGGACTTCGCACCCGACGTCGTTCCGATCCTCAAAGCGAGGTGCGCGAAGTGCCACACGAACGGCACCTATAAGGGCGGCGTGTCGTTCGATACGCGCGAAGAGTTGCTGAAATCGAAAGCTGCAGTGCCCGGGAAATCGACCGCGAGCGAGATCATCAAGCTCGTCACGTCCACCGATAAAGACACGCGGATGCCCCCGCAGGGCGATCCCCTGAGCGCGAAGGAGATCGCGGCGCTCGCGAAGTGGATCGATGACGGTCTGCCGTGGGAGCCGGGGTTCAGCTTCAAGCCCGCAACCTATGTCGCGCCACTCAAACCGCGGAAGGTCGCGCTCCCGCCCACGATGCCGGGCCGCGAGCACCCGATCGACCGCATCATCGATTCTTACTTCGCCAAGAACAAAATCATTGCCCCGGAACCGCTCGATGATGCGGCCTTCGCCCGGCGCGCATACCTCGACCTGATCGGGTTGCCGCCCGCGGCCGGGGAACTGGAAGCATTCGTCGCGAACACGAGCGCCAATAAGCGCATCGAGTTGGTGAACAAGCTGCTCGCGGAAGATCGTTCCTACACCGACCACTGGCTCGGGTTCTGGAACGACGCGCTCCGCAACGAATACCGCGGAACCGGGTACATCGACGGCGGGCGCAAGCAGATCACCGCGTGGCTGTACAAATCACTTTTAGAGAACAAGCCTTACGACAAATTCGCGCGCGAGCTGATTAGCCCGAACGCGAGTTCCGAGGGCTTCGTCAAGGGCATCAAGTGGCGCGGCGAGGTGAACGCCAGCCAAATTGTGGAGCTTCAGTTTTCCCAGAACGTCGGGCAGGTGTTCTTCGGCGCGAACCTCAAGTGTGCATCGTGCCACGACAGCTTCATCGACTCGTGGAAACTCGACGACGCCTACGGGTTGGCCGCTGTGATTGCGGACAAGCCGCTCACGGTCCACCGGTGCGACAAGCCGATCGGCCGGACCGCGAGCGCGAAGTTCCTGTTCCCGGAACTCGGCTCCATCGACGCGACCGCCCCCAAAGCCAAGCGGCTCGAACAACTCGCCGCCCTGGTCACGCACCCGGACAACGGGCGGTTCACCCGCACGATGGCGAATAGAATTTGGCACCGGCTGATGGGGCACGGGATCGTTCACCCGGTCGACGTGATGGGCAACAAACCGTGGAGCGAAGACCTCCTCGATTACCTCGCGGTCTACTTCGCGGAGAACGGCTACGACCTCAAAAAGCTGATGGCGCACATCGCGACCTCGCGGACTTACCAGGCGAAGGCAGTGCCGCTCGAAAAGGAGATCATCGGCGACGGTTTCGTGTTCCGCGGACCCGAACTGAAGCGCCTCAGCGCGGAGCAGTTCACCGACGCGATCTGGATGCTGACCGATACGGCGCCCGCGAAGCAGTCGGCCGCGTTCCCGGGCGCGCTGCCACCCTTCCCGGCCGGCGTGCCAAAGGAGCGGCAATTCGTCCGCACCACGCTGGTAGACTGCGACCCACTCATGCGCTCACTCGGTCGCCCCAACCGCGAGCAAGTGGTCACAACGCGCCCGGACCAGTTGTCTACGCTCCAGGCACTCGACCTCGCGAACGGTCAGATCCTCACGACGACACTCGAACGCGGCGCGACCAACATCCTGAACGCGAACGCGAAACTGTCGCCCAACGAACTCGCGGATTGGGTCTTCCTGGGAGCACTTTCGCGCAAGCCGACCGCGAACGAGCGTGCCGCGGCGAAATCGCTCCTGGGCGCGAAACTGACCACCGAGAGCGTGGCCGATCTACTGTGGGCCGTCGTCATGCTGCCCGAGTTTCAATTAGTAAGGTGAGATCGCGTTCGCGTCCTTCCGCGGCGGCCCAAACCGGGCTACGCTAAATGAAGCCCACGGGAGTCGTTCGATGAGCAAAGAAGGGTTCTTCTCCGCTGTTCGCCAGGCGTGCCGACTCGCCGGGCCGACGCTCGTCACGGACAGCGAAAAGCTCGACGCTGGCGCGATCGAGTTGCAGTTGCGCGGAACCGATTTGTGGTTAACGTCACGGGTGGTAGAAGGGTACGACCCCGAGGACTACCGTGACCTCCCGACCGCCGCGCAGGAGGCTCTCGCAAACGCCATCGAAGGGTTCCGGCGCGTCGCCAGTGCGGTGCCGCCCGATGCGCCTGCGACGCGCGATCAACGAGACGAAGCATGGGGGCACTTCAGCCGGATCCTTCGGTTCGTTCGGGAATACGTCACCGCGGAGTGGCTCGGTGCGGTCGAGTTCCTGTTCCAGCAAGCGGAATCGCTCGCCGTCAAGCGGGAGTGGGGCACTAAACGCTTTCCGAAAACACTCGCGGACTCATTCCTCGGTGCATACGAGGTGTCCCAACTGCTCATCCACCGCCCGGACGCACGGTTCATGTTGGACCCGGTCGCGCGGTACGCGCCGGGAACCACCGGGCTGGTCGATTTGTACGTCATGCCGTCACTGGGCGGAACGGTACTGACCCGGGCGAACGGTATCTGGCGGATTCACCCGCCACAGCCCGGCCAGCCCTTACAACCGTGGTCCGAGGCCGCGTTCCTCTCCGCGCTCGACGGGCTGGCGAGGGCCGCGGCGTGAAGCGGCAAGAGCGGATCGAGCGCGTTCGGGCGATCGAACGTGAATTCTGGGCCGCCGCATTTGCAGCCAACCTCCTTGACGAGGCCCTCCAGAAAGACTCGGGGTTGCTCGCCGCGGAAGCGTTCAAAGTGCCGGACGTGCGCAACTGGAAAAAGAACCTGGAGGGCACGTACCTGATCCGAATGTTCGCGGAATTCGAGGCCACACTCCGAGACGTGTGGGCGCGGTTCTTCAAGCGCGATACGCACCCGCGAATGGTCGACCTGATCGACGCCATTGCGGGGTACCAGTTCGTACCAGATGACGTGATCGACGGGGCACACGCGGTCCGGCGCTACCGGAACAGTTTGGTTCACGAAGGTGGCGAAGAGGCGGCCACGCTCCCTTTCGGCCACGCCCGGAGCTTCCTTGGTTCCTACCTCAGTCGGCTCCCGACCGATTGGTGACCACAACCTTGGTTCGTTATGCAATCCAACGATACCCGCGAACTCTCCCGACGCGAATACCTGCGAGCCATGACCGCGGCCGGCCTCGCGACCATCGCGGGCGGCGAACCGCGTCTGCGTGCATCGGACCCGGTCGCGCACCCCAAGCCCACCGCCGATACGTGCATTCTCCTCTGGATGGCCGGCGGAATGGGGGCGCCGGACACGTTCGATCCGAAGCGCTACACCAAGTTCGAGGTCGGCGTCCCGGTCGACAAGATCCTGTCCACGTTCCCGGCCATTGACACGGTCGTGGACAACATTAAGTTCACCGAGGGCTTGGAAAACATCGCGAAGGTGATCGACCGCGGGACACTCATCCGATCGCACGTCGTCGCGGATCTCGGCAACATTCTGCACTCGCGTCACCAGTACCACTGGCATACGGGATACGTCCCGCCGCAAACGGTCGCGTGCCCGCACATCGGGGCGTGGATGGCGCGCGTGCTCGGCCCGCGGAACCCCGCCATTCCGCCGTTCATCAACATCGGACAGAAACTCGAAGGCCACGGCGAATCGGAAGAACTCAAAGCGTTCACCACGGGCGGGTTCTTCGGCACCGAGTTCGGGCCGTTCAACCTGCCCTTCCCCGACGACGCCGTGAACGCGGTCCGGCCGCCCAAGGGCATGACGCCCGAACGCTTCTCCGCGCGCCACGAGAAATTCAAGGAACTGCTGAAGGCTTCCCCCGTGGGCGAGATGGCGAGCGACCACCACCACGAGTCGATGCTCAAGTCCATTGAGAACGCGCACCGGTTGCTCACGAGCAAGGAACGCGACGCCTTCGACATTACCAAAGAACCGAAAGCGAGTTACGACAAGTACAACACCGGGCGGTTCGGGTTGGGGTGCCTGCTCGCCCGGCGCCTGGCAGAGTCCGGGGCGCGATTCATCGAGGTGACGACCGAGTACGTGCCGTTCCTCCACTGGGACACGCACGAGAACGGCCACACTACGTACACCCGCATGAAGAAGGAAATCGACCGCCCCATCGCCCAACTGATCCTCGACCTGGAGCAGCGCGGGATGCTCGACCGCACGCTCGTCGTCCTGGCGAGCGAGTTCAGCAGAGACATGATGATCGAGGGCGTACCGGGCAGCACGGCGAAGGACCAGTCCCTCGCGAAAGCCGAAAAGCTCGGCGAACTGAAACACTACGGGCTGCACCGGCACTTCACCGGCTCCGGGTCGGTGCTGATGTTCGGCGGCGGAATCAAAAAGGGCGCTCTGTACGGCGAGACGGCAGCAGAACGGCCGCTCATCACCACGAAGAACCCGGTGAGCATTCGCGACCTGCACGCGACCATCTTCCACGCGATGGGGATCTCGCCGAAGACCGCGTTCGACGTCGAGAAGCGCCCGTTCTACGCGACTGAAGACGGTAAGGGCAAGCCGGTGATGGACCTGTTCGCGCGCGGGAAGTGAGCCCCTCGATCACATTTTACCGTGCGGGAGTTCCTAATTTCACACGGGTAGACACCCCTTGTCTGCCCGCGAGAGCGGATAATGGAAGTGCCGCGCACCAGTTCCCAACCGGTAGAATCCCATGCGAGCCGTGCTGATGTGGGCCGTTCCGCTCGTGCTGGTTGTCGCCTATTTGCTGCTCGCAAAAATCATTACCCGTGACGCATCAATGGTACCGGAAAACTTCCCCGTTCTCGAACCCGATGAAATCGGCACCGCACCAGCCGCGCCCGCGGGTGTGGTCGAAGTGGCCACCTTCGGGTCCGGCTGCTTCTGGTGTACCGAGGCCGTGTTTCAGCAGATGAAGGGCGTGCAGAAGGCCGTGTCCGGCTACAGCGGCGGGCACGTGCCCAACCCGACCTACGAGCAAATCTGCACCGGGCGCACCGGCCACGCGGAAGTGGTTCAAGTCACGTTCGACCCGGCCGTGGTGTCGTTCGCGGAACTGCTCGAAGTGTTCTGGCGGTCGCACGACCCCACCACGCTGAACCGGCAGGGGAACGACGTTGGCACGCAGTACCGCTCTGCCGTCTTCTACCACACCGAGCGGCAAAAACAGCTCGCCGAACGGTACAAGTCGAAAATCGACGCCGCGGGCGTGTACCAGTCCCCGTTGGTCACCCAAATCGTGCCGTTCAGCGAGTTCTTCTCCGCGGAAGCCTACCACCAAGATTACTACGCGAGTAACACCCAGCAGCCGTATTGCCGCGCGATCATCGGCCCCAAGGTCGAAAAGCTGCGCAAGGTGTTTCACGATCGGTTAAAAGGTGAGTGACGCCGGGCCGAGAGCGTGCAGAGACCGGATCGATACGCGAGGCGACCATGACCCTGGCCAAGAAGAAAACGACGCCCGCGTTCCGGGTCCGCCTCCGG
The Gemmata palustris DNA segment above includes these coding regions:
- a CDS encoding DUF4011 domain-containing protein; this translates as MPTDLDARLAEWRKALLDTTKRNRLIKFVAGRIGGVSLMHPLAPDFWRQLVQDGHRLTFAWKRDILGLPQDVLDAEMLSSDFDPTTGTTQTNEDAVRRDLLEQCLRSNRLKPAHLLTDQTDRQLAARLIRLKRLSDEAQTDHGVTTLFAAFGFLRWYESADSEEEVRSPLLLVPVKLERETVESAFTLVAEEDDILPNHCLAELLQTQFRIKLPAANEYTLDPEDPECAAKYFALVADRVKDIPRWGVVPEAALGVFNFQKLAMWEDLGRNAEKVKSHPVCRAVAGDGAVALQPPGDLPTAEQLDAVVAPIAAVHILDADSSQHEAIEAVKRGAHLVMDGPPGTGKSQTISNMIAEALQSGKTVLFVSEKTAALEVVKRRLDRCGLGDFCLELHSHKANKREVVTELGRCLELKPVGAPDVDSQLSQLAESRRKLNDFVAELHAVRAPLGMSVFRVHGEVAKLGSLPARSRIAVLDVLSKDAAYLQTCDDVLTRLGDCAPVVANPTGHPWRGCKLVTFSQEAKDDARFHLSRLAGAIPAAEKAVATLAEAGVGPEPPSVLEWDAAVADARSLLPLSFFPPEWFATDPRAAAQRAVELHQAVLESRELSAKLPEFDIAAVKQAASQIDSLGAVNADRERLTAGAALTLRNRLVAVQQTANAVRQLETLATELDRAALAATQALGVSRVPELAKLAECVHLGDVVGRVGAGPRAWGTAGRRKELLAVVSRADEQDRAAQAVRTELITRFSPVAFVPESSAIARDAVQAGRSFWSRLFPRWWGLSKQVSAWYASSPRTGTPLRADVAALAGYHQQAEAARQVVGAYGNELMKDTTGGPDWTGTLDALRAVETLEERGVKHEALSKRDRKALGDSATALEAAERAFRDRLAVVASDFAALPLDAKTPAEVRAWLMTEVTALEREASGLQALVNLLAQGQDIPGGRIRDAATSAARLATVAARLKQLEEGQPTDDRVRAERAALGEELLRLLDRWKRPVLPQLRGVLTEPSARDRLKSAIQQNETARGGTFATSWEHVTRAVFDPAATVSTNVVLNNLPLAELTLWASDRAADADRVFEWVRFVHVERDAGAAGLGGVLEEVRAGEFGVEHAAEAFRSRFFRLWLDAIHQQAPLLGEFTTDKQERLVSRFAELDRLSVRTAGDRVRAQLLGKPNRPRVRDGAPDASELGILLREVNKKRRHLPLRHLFAKMPTLLPRIKPCLMMSPLAVSTYLDNPEFAFDLVIFDEASQVRPHDAVCAIYRGKQLVVGGDPKQLPPTDFFARSGEDTSDEPHPDEGGTGGFESLLDVCLSLGICRKRLRWHYRSRREALIAFSNKFFYSSSLITFPSADDATSPAVRFVKVPEGRFKDGVNPIEAKRVAALVMEHARQTPDQSLGVIAFSQRQQDRILDELEVLRRANKGAEDFFAADRPDPFFVKNLENVQGDERDVVVLSIGYGPDDAGKVAMRFGPLNRQGGERRLNVAVTRARRAMCVISSMTSNDVDLTRTEAEGAKLLKAFLDFAERGPAALAAVVTEAGRRGADSPFEQEVGDELARRGLTIHRQVGCGGYLIDLAITDAGGGKYLLGVECDGATYHSAATARDRDRLRQAVLEGLGWRLVRVWSTDWVRDRNSQVNRVLAALEAARKPPAKVAPAPEPEVVAAVKLKPVKEVELDFDSIEKVSDSVLHATLIASLTEFGTMPAEDLISAVSKRLGFKRVGPKIRERVAQAINALSAEGTLTSTEDNVVKVVQKA
- a CDS encoding PSD1 and planctomycete cytochrome C domain-containing protein, whose translation is MRSLLALASLAICVGPSSAQQPDKKTDFAPDVVPILKARCAKCHTNGTYKGGVSFDTREELLKSKAAVPGKSTASEIIKLVTSTDKDTRMPPQGDPLSAKEIAALAKWIDDGLPWEPGFSFKPATYVAPLKPRKVALPPTMPGREHPIDRIIDSYFAKNKIIAPEPLDDAAFARRAYLDLIGLPPAAGELEAFVANTSANKRIELVNKLLAEDRSYTDHWLGFWNDALRNEYRGTGYIDGGRKQITAWLYKSLLENKPYDKFARELISPNASSEGFVKGIKWRGEVNASQIVELQFSQNVGQVFFGANLKCASCHDSFIDSWKLDDAYGLAAVIADKPLTVHRCDKPIGRTASAKFLFPELGSIDATAPKAKRLEQLAALVTHPDNGRFTRTMANRIWHRLMGHGIVHPVDVMGNKPWSEDLLDYLAVYFAENGYDLKKLMAHIATSRTYQAKAVPLEKEIIGDGFVFRGPELKRLSAEQFTDAIWMLTDTAPAKQSAAFPGALPPFPAGVPKERQFVRTTLVDCDPLMRSLGRPNREQVVTTRPDQLSTLQALDLANGQILTTTLERGATNILNANAKLSPNELADWVFLGALSRKPTANERAAAKSLLGAKLTTESVADLLWAVVMLPEFQLVR
- a CDS encoding DUF1501 domain-containing protein, with translation MTAAGLATIAGGEPRLRASDPVAHPKPTADTCILLWMAGGMGAPDTFDPKRYTKFEVGVPVDKILSTFPAIDTVVDNIKFTEGLENIAKVIDRGTLIRSHVVADLGNILHSRHQYHWHTGYVPPQTVACPHIGAWMARVLGPRNPAIPPFINIGQKLEGHGESEELKAFTTGGFFGTEFGPFNLPFPDDAVNAVRPPKGMTPERFSARHEKFKELLKASPVGEMASDHHHESMLKSIENAHRLLTSKERDAFDITKEPKASYDKYNTGRFGLGCLLARRLAESGARFIEVTTEYVPFLHWDTHENGHTTYTRMKKEIDRPIAQLILDLEQRGMLDRTLVVLASEFSRDMMIEGVPGSTAKDQSLAKAEKLGELKHYGLHRHFTGSGSVLMFGGGIKKGALYGETAAERPLITTKNPVSIRDLHATIFHAMGISPKTAFDVEKRPFYATEDGKGKPVMDLFARGK
- the msrA gene encoding peptide-methionine (S)-S-oxide reductase MsrA, translated to MRAVLMWAVPLVLVVAYLLLAKIITRDASMVPENFPVLEPDEIGTAPAAPAGVVEVATFGSGCFWCTEAVFQQMKGVQKAVSGYSGGHVPNPTYEQICTGRTGHAEVVQVTFDPAVVSFAELLEVFWRSHDPTTLNRQGNDVGTQYRSAVFYHTERQKQLAERYKSKIDAAGVYQSPLVTQIVPFSEFFSAEAYHQDYYASNTQQPYCRAIIGPKVEKLRKVFHDRLKGE